The Candidatus Denitrolinea symbiosum DNA window GCCAGCGCGAGAACGAGCGTGAAAAGCAAAAAACGTTTCATGGTAAATCTCCTGAAAAGGTAAGGTTATCCGGCGTTTTCGGGGAAGCCCCCGCCCAGCCGGGTTTTCAGCGTTAGACCAAGGTTCCAAGCCAGCCAGCCGCCGATTCCGCCCACGACCAGATGCAGGGCAATCAGCGTCAGCGCGATCGCCCACGCCGCCTGGGTTGGGATTCCGAACAGGCGGGCGCCCGTGTCCAGCATGTCCAGCCAGACCGTCAGCAGGCCCTGTCCCCAGATCAGCAGACCGGTCACAAAAGGATGGACGAAGACCCATAGCGCCGCGCCCGCGCAGGCCGCCACAAAGGCCAGCCGCGAGGGGCGGGGGAAGGCGTCGAGGATCAGTTCCGCCACGAGCGCTTCGACGAGGATGCCGAGCATCGGCCCGAGGAGGGCGCTGCCGAGGCTGAACAGCTTCAATACCATGGCGATCGCGCCGATGAAGAGCGTCGAGCCGCGGCGCGGCACGAACAGGCGGCCGATGGACGCGATCATCACGCCGGCCACCGCGAGCGAGAGCCCGGTCAGCGGAAGTTTGATGGCGTGCAGCGCTGATCCGAGGCTGATCTCCGCCAGTCCCCACAAAGCGCCGAACACAGCCAGGGTGACGAGTTCACGGGTTGAAAATTTCATGGCGTTCCTCTTCAAATCATTGGATGTTCCCTGCGGATGATTTCGCAGGCGCGGCAAAAATCAGGACGGTTTGCGGGCGATCAACTGCGCCGCCCGGCGTTTTTCCTTGTAACCCGAGCGGGCGTGCGCCCAGCGCTCCGTCTCCGCGTAATGGACAATCTCCCAATCGTCAAAGAGCCGCCGCAGTTCCTGCGATTCCAAAAACCGATTCGGATTGGCTCCGGGGCTGCCCAGATAGGTCTCGAAGAACAGCAAGCCGCCGGGTTTCAGGGTCTCGCGGTAGGTGGGGATGATCGGGCGCGAGAGAAAATAGAAGTTCAAGATGACGTCGAAGCAGGCGGGCGGGAGCCACGGGTCGGTCAGGTCCATGACCGCGAAGGAGATCGGGCTCGCCTCCTCCTTGACGTTGAGGCGGGCGAGGCGCAGCGCGGCCCACGACACGTCGAGGGCGATCACCCGCCACCCGCGCGCGGCGAGGTACCGTCCGCTGGCGGCGGCGCCGCAGGCGGCGTCGAGGATGAGCGCGCCGCGGGGCAGCAAATCCAGCCGTTCGGTGAGCAAGCCGCGCGGATCGCGCAGGGCAAAGCGGTCGGGCTCGCGGGCGTAGCGTTCGTCCCAGCGCAGGGCGTCAGGGTGCGGCATGGGCGGTTTCCTCGCTCTGGCTGGGGTTGAATAAGGCGGGGTCAATTTTCCCGTCGAGGACGAGGCGTCCCTTGTCCAGCAGGACGACGCGGCGCGCGTAACGGTGGACCAGTTTATAGTCGTGGGTGATGAGCAGGATGGCCGTCCCCTGCCGGTTGAGGCTGACGAGGAAATCCATCAGTTGCTGCAGGTGGCGCCAATCCTGCCCGAGGGTGGGTTCGTCGAGGATGACCAGCGCCGGGCGCAGCGCGATGCAGGCGGCGAGCGCGGCGCGCTGCTGCTGCCCAACCGACAATGAGAACGGGCGGCGCTGGCGCAGGCGCGTCAGGTCGGCGCTTGCCAAAGTCTCTTCGTGGATTTCGGGCTGGAAGGTTTTGTAATTGCGCGGCCCGAAGGCAACTTCCTCCTCAACCGAGTTGGTGAATAACTGGTCGGCGGGGTTTTGGAAGAGCAGGGCGACATCCAGCCCTGGGCGGTAACGCGCGCTGCCGCGCACAAGCGCTCTGCCTGCCAGCGGCTTCAACAAGCCCGCCGCCGCCAGCGCCAGCGTGGATTTGCCCGCGCCGTTATCGCCCACCAGCGCCACAAATTCGCCGGGGAAAATTTGCAGGTTGACATCTTGAATGATGGCGTGGCCGTTGTAGCCCGCGCTGAGGGATCTCAGGTCCAGCAGCGGCTGAACGCCGGCGGGTTGGCGTCCGTTGGGCGTGAGCAGGCTCGCCCAGTCGCTGAGCGCCTCCATCGTCGGGCGGCGCAAGCCGTGGGCGCGCAGGAAACTGCGGTCGTTGAGCGTCTGCTCGAAGCCGCCGAGCGCGGCGACCTGTCCTTCGCGCAGCACCAATGCCCGGTCGGCAATGCGGCGCACTTCAGCCAGGCGGTGTTCGATGATGACGATGGTCATGCCCATTTCGCGCTTGAGTTTTTCCAGCGTGGCGATGACGCTTTGGGCGCCCGCCACATCCAGCGAGGCGGTCGGCTCGTCCAACACCATCACGCGGGGGCGCATGGCGAGGGCGGCGGCAATTGCCACGCGCTGGATCTGCCCGCCCGAAAGGGTGGCGGGTTTGTGGGCGCGCAAAGCGGAGAGGCCGACCGCCTCCAGCGCCCAATCCACGCGCTGGGCGATTTCCTCTCCCGGCAGCCCCAGGTTGCGCGGTCCGAAAGCGACCTCGTCATCCACCCGCAGGTGGAAAAGATTGGCGCGGGGATTTTGGAAGACCGCCCCCACCTGCCGCGCGATCTCGGCGGTGGGGCTGCGCAGCGCGTCCAGGCCGGCCACCGTTACCTCGCCCTCCACTTTGGCGGGGATGGCGTTGGGAATGAGCCCGATCAACGCCCGCGCCAGCGTGGATTTGCCGCAGCCCGAAAGCCCGGTGACGACCAGGCATTCTCCCGCCGGCGCGTCGAAGGAGACGTTTTGCAGGGCGGGAGAATTTTCGTAAGAGACGGTGAGGTTGCGGACGGAGATCATGGCAAAAAGAAGCGGGTCATTGCGGCTGTGCGGCGAGGTCGAAGATGAGCGCCCAGGGCCAGCGCTGGCGGGCTGCCTCGAGCAGGGAGGGGCGAATCACCACGAAGAGCGGCAGGTCGCGGCGCGAGTCCACGAAACGCAGCCCGACCGTCAAGCCGAGGCCGCCCTGAAACTCGAGCGGGCCGAGTTCATCCAGAATGAAAAGGTCGCAGGATTTGAGATTCTCGAGAATGGCGTTGCCCCAGCGCAGCGTCTCTGCCGACATCTGCCAATCGGGTGTGGCTGGGCAGCCGGTTTCGGTTGCGTTTCGGCGGACTGCCAGGCGGCGGCGTTCTCCGCTGGCGAGGTTGAGCAGGTCAATGCCGGTTTTGAAGCCGTTCTCGATGACGGCGGGCGAGGCCAGCCCGCGCGGCTCCAAGCCGAGGGCGCGCGCCTGCCGGGCAAGCTCCAGACACCACAGGGTTTTTCCCGCGCCGCGCGGCCCGCTGACCAGAGTCAGCCCGGATTGGAGACGTTTTGGAGAAATAAAACTCGCCGGGGCGGAGCCAGGCGAGTTGACGGATCGTCCCAAAGGGGCGTTGTGCGGTGGCACAGTCCAGGGCTCCTTTCCAAGTCCATCCCGCTCGCAGCGGGATTTCGGGAGGCTGTCCCGTTTCCAGGGCAGCCCTTTCTCTCGAGAGAGGCGTCCATCCCGCCATGCTTTGCGGCGACAGGCGGAATGGATCGGAGTGATTTGTTAAGGATGAATCCGCGAGGATTCAATCCGTTGTGATGATACAACAAATGCGCGCGTTTGACATCGTCCTTTGGAGTATTTTATGGTCTCACCCGTGCGGGTGACGACGACCGCGCCGGTCTAAAACTTTTTCAGATCGTCCTTGACCTTTTTCAAGTCGTCGAGCATATCGAGTTCGTTTTTCAATTCGTCCGAAAACGAGCCGAGGTAGGCCTTGATGTTGCGAATCAATTTGCCCGCTTCACGCGCCGCGCGCGCCAACCGTTCGGGGCCCAGGACGATCGCGGCCAATATCAGAATGACGATCAGTTCGTTCGCGCCGATTCCGAAGACGTCCATATCATTTTCTTCCCACAACGGCGGCCAGCAGGATGCTGATCGCGTAGAGTCCCATCAGGGGCGCCATCACCAGCCCCATGTTGATCGGGTCCACGGTCGGCGTGACCGCCGCGGCGACGACGGCGATCCCCACCACGGCGTAACGCCATCCGCTCGCCAGTTGTTTGGCGGTGACGAATTTCAATTTAGCCATGAACATGACGATCAGCGGCAATTCAAAGCAGACGCCGATCCAGAACATCAGGCGCGTGATGAAGTCGAAGTAATTTTCGGGGCGCACTTGCGTGGTGATTCCGAGGAAGCCGGTCAGGAATGGGATGGCGGAGGGCAGCATCACGAACCACGTGAAAGCCGCGCCGCCGGCGAAGAGGAGCGTCGCCATCGGGACGAGGATCAGAGTCCACTTTTGTTCGCTCTTTTTCAGTCCCGGCATGATGAAGGCCAGCATCTGATAGACGATAAACGGCATTCCTAAAATGAACCCGCCGAGGAGCGAGACTTTCATGAAGATGGCGATGTTCTCGGTCACCTCGATGGAAACCAGTTTTTGCGGTCCCCCAACAGGCCCGGAGAGATAGTCGATGATCTGGCGCGCGAAGGCGAAACTGATCGCTGTGGTCATGATTAAAGCCAGGAACGCTTTAAAGAGCCTGCGACGCAGTTCGTCCAGATGCTGGAGCAAAGGCTTTGAGGTCTCCAGTTGGTCGCTGGCTTTACGGTGCGCGCGGCCAAAGGCGCGCAGATAACCGCCCCAATCGCGTTTAGGTTTCCTGGCGGCCTCGGGGCCGGCGCCGATCGCGGACATTATTTTTTCTCGGAATCGGTTTCGGCGTCGGCGGATTCGTCCGCTTTACCGGCAAGCCCGTCGCGGAACTCGCGGACGCCTCTGCCCATTTCGCTGGCGATCTTGCTGATGCGCCCTACGCCGAAGAGTAGAATGATGATGATGAGAAGGATAATCAGTTCTGTGGGGCCTAGTCCAAGCATGGTAACTCCTTATATGTCTGAGAGACGAAAATCCTGCGGGGCGGCCAGGTCGAGTTTAAGTTCCCGCAAATAGAGTTCGCCCTCGCGCTCTTCCAAAACCTGGGTCGAGATGCCCACTTCCACGTCCAACGCGCTCAGCCATTTCACTTTACTGGCGTGAAATTCAAGCGTCTGCGAAGTGGGATCGAATCGATACTGGCGGAACCCTTTTTTATCGAAGACGGCCTTGGCGCGCGCCGCGTCCTCGCCAAAGACCTTGGCCGACTTCAGGAAGTAATCCCTTTGGGAAAAATACAGCGTGTCCGAGTCGATTCGATGCGTATCCTGCTGGTAGATCTGCCCGGTGTGTTTGTTCTCCAGCGAGCAGTAATGGATGCCGAGCTTGAGTCCCGCTTCGAGGGCAAATTCGATCAGGTCGAGACAAGTCTCCTCGCTGCCGGCCACCGGCAGTCCGCCCGCGTACCAGTAATTGTACAGCACGCGGAACGGCCGCGCTTTGACGCGATAGCCGCGTTGGCGGAACTCTTCAAGGTTGTGGAAGGGGAAGCATAATTCGAGCAGGTTGATCCCGAACACGCCGAGGCGGTCGAGCTCCAGCAGGATGGCTTTCATCTCCTCGAACGCGCCGGGCAGGACTGGCATTTCGACCATTACCTGCGGGATGTATTCGCGCGCCAGGGCGATCTGGCTGAACGTGTGGCGGCGCGCGGTTTCCGTATCTTCGACGCGGATGCTGAAGCGGATCTCGTCCAGACCCGCGTCCTTGAATTCTTGCAGCGTCGCGCGGTCGAGATGGTCGCCGCAGGTATAGATGCGCGTGTAGGCTTTCGGGAAATCCTGCCGCGCCTGTTGGAAGAACTGGATCGTCTCCTCGCGGTGGAGCAGGGGTTCGCCCCCGGTCAACGCGAGATGCTGGACGCGCTGTCCGCTGGCGCGCAGCGCTTTTAGTTCGGCTGAGACGTTGCGTTCGTTCCCGCGGAAGCGTTCGTAATCCTCCTGGTTTGGATTGAAACAGAAGAAGCAATTGCGATGGCACTTCAACGAGATGAAGAAAGTATGGCTCCCTGCCGCCGTTTGACAAGCCACGCAGCTCGGCGAAATGCTGTTGAGGTACACGCTTTTGCTATCGTTGCGGACGACCGCGCCTTTTTTACCCAGCGCGGCTATATGCTCGAGCGCTTGTTGGTTGCGATCTTCGTCCGCAAAATCCATGCCCAACTGCCGGACTTGTCCGATAAAGTCTCGATAAATTTCCGCATAGCGTTCGGCTTGCGAGCGGAAAACGGGATTGCGGATGGAATTCAAATTGGTTTCGTTGATCTCGGTAATCATTGTCTCGTCTCCGGGACCTTGAACTGGTTACTGTTAAACCCGGGCGGCATCACCGACCCGAACGGATGCGCGCGGCGATATTCGCACAAGTCGCACAGACGCGCTTCGCCGCGTTTCGCCATTAATGAACCGCAGCGCTCGCACTTAACCAATTCGCCTTCGCACAGCGTCGTTTGTTCTTCTCCAAAGACCTGGGCAAATGTCGGCGCGTGGTCCACGCTCACTGCCGCGGGCAGGCAAACGCGCACGCATAGGTCGCAGCCGACGCAATCGCGCGCGGAGAATTTCAATGCGAAAGAAGCGTTGTCTTCGCTTTTCTCGAATTTCAACGCCTCGGTGGGACAGGCGCGTCCGCACGCGCTGCAGGCGGTGCAGGCTTCGCTGATTGTCACCGTCGCAAAATTGAGTCCGTCCAGCGCGCCAAACGACCCGTTCAGCGGCGCGTCCAAATGGGCGACGGCGCCGAGCGCGCGCACGCGATCGCGCCCCGGTTTGCGCCCAATCGAATGTTCGCCATTTTCCATGGCGCGCGCCATCGCCACCTGTCCCTGGCGCGCCATCATGCGAAACAGATCGCGGCGCGAAAGCGGGGGATTCTCCGCGTCCCAAACTGTCCGTTCGACTAATCCGTCCGATGCGGAAGATGACGCGACCGTCTCGCTTTTATCCCACCCCGCAAGAACGCGCGCCACGCGTTCGATCTGCGAATCGATCTGCGGGCGTAGATTCGCCCACTCGCAAGCGGAGCAGGCCTCGGTCCGCGCGACGACGCGCTCCAATCCCAACGCGGCCAGCGCGAGATAGGTCCCCGTCCCCAATCCCGCCAAACAGCCTTTGACGCGAATCCCGACGCTCGATTCGGATATCCCCTTTTCCGGCTGCGGATTTTTCGCGCAGACCAACTCGAGGGTCTGGCCTTCCAAGCGCGTGACGGCGTTGAGCAAAGGACGGACCGCGTCGTCGGCGTTGTACGCGCCGACCGGACAAACTACGAGGCAGGCGAGACAACTTTCGCATTTGTCCGCATCCAGCGACGGCGGCTTGCCGGGCGCGATCGCCTCCGCCGGGCAAATTTGGAAACAGGCTTCGCAGGTCGAAGCGCGGTCGAGCGAGTGCAGGCAGCGGGCGGGATCCAGAACGATTGCAGAACGGTCCATGGCCGCGAAGCGCTCGGCGGCATCCAGCAGACTCACAGGGCGACCTCTTTGGGCATGGCGATTTTAAGCATATCTGCTATTGCCAATAGCGTGCCATGAACCAAATACGCCATACCACGATAGAAGTCGGTTTGTGCATGTTGTTTGACAAGCTTTGCCCAAGATGGTCCCCAACGCAAGAGATTTTCATGCAGAAAATCTTTTTGGGCTGTCAAATATTCGATATACTTCTGCTTGTCGGTAGTTTCTAACGCCATTTTGGCCAAGCGCGCCATAAAAATCAATTCGAGCGCAATATGGTCATCCGGTTCTTTGTTTATTTGTTCGGGTTCTAAGTTAAACCGCTGATACCACGCACGTACGCGTTGAGTGGACTGTTGAAAAACCAGGCGTTCTCGATCCAAGTACACAGAACCCCAAGGAGGAGACGGATGAGTCGATTCTAATCCAATGAATAAACGAGCATAATCCAAATTAAGATTGGTATATTCATCATCAGAAATCCCTTTCTTGTGAGCAAGACTCCAATTTTGTAATAATTCTAGCCCATGTTGGATTTCCTCTTGCTCTGCCCCAAAGGGCGTCTCGGAAAATATTTGGTTGGAGGTTAATTGTTGAAGCCACTCTCGATTAGGCTCTGTATAAAGGACCTTCGCAAGAAAACCCAGCAATACTACTTCGCTGGCCAAAGATTCAAGTTCGAGGGCGGATATTGTATTATTGTACATTCGATCTCCGATTACTCCGAGAATTTTTACGTTCCTTTATTAACCAGTATATCGTGCGATATATTACAATTACAAGGAAGACTAATACTATAAAATAGGTAATAAATGTAATAATTTGCATGAATCCGATACCAAATTGCGCTAGGCGATTTGTAATCTGCGTTCCAAGTCCCGGTTCCCAAGTTGGAGAAATTGGCGGTTGATCTACGTTTTTTAGAATTGCCAAGACAGATGGCTCAAGCAAGACGGGTTGCGCGTTTACTCCACTCTGTAGAAAGACCATTTCTCCGCTCTTTACTTGGATATCCGGGAGACCTTCGGCCTGAATAACGCCTTGGCCTGTTAGAACATATAACCAACCTCCTTCAGGGGGAAGATATTCAAGAGCAAAGGTTCCATTGGTTAGTTCAAGTTGCTTTCCTGCAACTTCGATTGTTTGTGCGCTATTGCCGTCATAGCCCCAAACCCAGCCACGAGTTATTTTTAGCGTATTCTGAACGAACTCATAAACACTATCTGATGGGATAATAATCTTTCCTTCACCCCAGTTCAAAGATTTGGTTGTCGATTGACGCACGAGCGAAAAAATAAGCCCATCTACTGCTCTGCTTGTCAGATCCACCATTTGTGTCTGGCTGTAGTATCCAGGTGCAAGTACCGTGAGGGATTGACGAGTGGAGCCGTCGGTGAAAAAAGTGAATTCACCAGTGACGGGATCAGGTGTATAGACCTGGCCTGACTTGGCCACAATCCAGGCAAACGGAATATTAGCAGTATTAGTACGATCAAGCAATCTCCCGCTAATTCGTATTCCGGTTTTTGGCGTGATAACCAATTCAGGGTGGGCCTCGGGAACGACGCTCAGGTCCACTGCGGCCGGTTGAGAGTAGAGATCAAAGGATAACAATGTTAATGGATCAGGCGTAAATAAGTATTTGCCATTAGCTAGTCCATGGAATTCAAAATAGTCACCAGAACTTCGAATCCGATGAAAATCACCGTCTGGCAACCGGATGGCCAACACATCCAACAGCTCTGCTGGGAGCGCGCCGGTTAAATGCCCAAAGACATGGCTGACTCGAGATTGGACTTCGATAGTCACAGCTGGTAAAAGGGTTTCGTCTGGCAGTATGGAAATAGAAATGGGTTGAAGCGCGGAATAATAAGAGCCGTCTAGCACTGTATCTGGTATTGTGAATTGATAAACAGTGGGCGCCTGAGTGAGAGCTTCTACATTGAGATAAGCCACTCCCTGCAGATTGGTTTTCTCATGAGCATAGCGCTCACGCCAATGATAGAGAATCGTGGAAGCTTGTACAGGAAGGCCCGCTATAGGTTGACGTGTATCTTTGTCAACTACATTTACTTCAATCATTACCTTTTTACTAGTGTCCACATAGAGCCAACGTTCGTCAGTTGCAGTTCTTCCGTCTGGAGCCGTGGCACGAACGAGTAATCGTACTTCGCCTTCCGGTAAATCTCCATTGCTCTGATTTTGAAAAGTACCATGACATATCAGGCAGTCTTGGGTCGCAGGCCCGACATCAATAGGAAGTGGGTTATCATGATTTTGAGTTAATTTATATTCGAAACTGCCGGTCTCAGACGGATGACCTGTTACAGTAAAGACAGGCTCTGTGGCATCTCGGGAGAAAACTGAAAGTTCTAAGGTTACGTGGGTAGGGGCGATGTCTGATTTAATCGAGCCTGTAACATATAAGGGAGCCCGGTATGCACTGGAAGAATATACGCTTTCTCCATTCGTTGGATAATTGATAATCACCGCCAGATTTTCACCTGCCACGGGAACGCCCGTCGGTAGATCGCTATTCCTAAACTGAATAGGCAGAGCGCCTATTTGTGCAGAGGGAAAAGTCGGACAAAAATTTAAACCGATTCCATCTGCATGGCAAGCGTTACATTTGACCTGGATGACTCTTGGCGGAGCGATAAGGCCGCGCGGATGATGGCAAGATCTGCAGTCGCTTGGCGTGTTTGTGAGCGGGGTAGTAACTAGGCTCGGTTGAGTTAAGTTCCATAACCTAACAGTATTATCGCTTGAACCAGACGCCAATATTTTTCCGTCCGGAGAGAAGCCCACGCTGTAAACGAAGTCTGTATGACCGATCAGTGTATGAAGGAGGTTGCCGTCTTTTGGATCCCAGAGCTTAACAGTACTATCAACCGAACCGGAAGCCAGCGTCATCCCATCAGGGGAAAAGGCAAGGCTTAAAACGCTGGATTGATGGCCTGTAAGTTTATGAGTTGAGTGGCCGTTGGAAACATCCCATAAGATGATTGTAGCGTCAAATGCGCCAGAAGCCAGAGTAGCGCCATCCGGAGAAAACACGAGGCTTCGAACCCAATCGGTATGCCCAACAAGCGTTTTTGTTAAACTGCCATCTGAAGCCTTAATCAACTTGATTGTTGAATCTTGCAATCCGATCGCGAGTTCTTGCCCATCGGGAGAAAAGGCTAGAACACGCGCTCCGATGACTTGTGTGATTACGCGCTTAATAGAGTGAGTAGATGTATCCCAAAGAAGCACTGTATCATCGTCGCCGGCAGTCGCGAGCAGACGCCCATTTGGTGAGAAAGCTACACTTCGTACCCAATTAGTATGTCCGCGTAAAACAGATATTTCTCTGCCATCGGAAAAATTCCATAGGCGGACTGTGTTGTCGAAAAGGCCGGCGGCAAGAGTTTGTTCGTCTGATGAGAGTGTAATGCTGCGTACCCATGTTCCTGTTTCAATAAATCGTTCGCGAAATAAGGATTTCGAATTAAAAATGGAAATTCCTGAAGAAGTTCCCACAACAATCCGTTTGCCATCGTGTGAAAACAGAACTGCATTTGCAATGTCGTGTCCGCTTTCTGAGAGTGAAATAATTTGGATACCATCCTCCCCAGCAGATTGTGACGCAACTGGCAATACAGGGAAAATTAGAGCAAAGAGAAGCGCTACAATGAACAAAGATGCTGACTTAAGTGTCATGAAGACTCCTATTAAAAACAGGGGCAGGAATCCTCCTGCCCCTGTTGTCAGGTAGCGGCCTACAACCCGATGGAATAATGGGTTGCGTAAAAAAGGAACCGCCCCATTGCTTCAGCAATCAACACCAGTATGAAGGCGCTGTAGACCAGCAAAGCTAAGTTCCTCTCTTTCCCATTGGCTGCATTCTCATACAAGTAGACGCCTAACACCCCGCCACCTACAAAGACCAGCAGGAGTCGTAGTACGAGAACCGCTGTGTATGTCCCAAACATGGAACTCATTGTCTGAAGGGCTGACGCGCCCTGTGTAGACAGGTAAAGAACATAAATAGGCAACACTACAAACTCAACTCCTACCAAGGCAATGGAAGTAATTGCAATACCCCGGAGAGTACTGTGCAGAAGGTCAGTTTGGGTTTCGTCGCCTATCGCACGAGTAGCCACTAATGCTGCAGCAACTACCAGCACGCCGAGCAAAAACGAGGTAACCAGAAAGGTAATCGGTGTGGCAAATGTATTCCAGGCGGGTTGTGTTCGGATCATATACACCATAATCATGGCAATGGTCTGGAACTGTCCAACCAAAGCGGCGATCCAACCGATTGTCGCTCGGATCAGTTCGGTAGATAGCTTACGCCATTGCAGGAAGGTGTAAAGCGCTGCCAGAACTACGAAGACAACTGCAACGATCACTTCACGGCTGAGCCATGAGGTGCCCAGGTTCGGCACTGCCTTCGTAATATTGATAAGATTACCAAGATGGAACAGAGATGCCAGCAAAGCGAGCGCCATGATTGGCACCACAATAAATAACGGACCATCCGTCAAGCGATTTGCTTGTTGCACGTTTGTCTTACGAATAGCGAACGCGCGGATAAGCATCAGTGTTAGCAGAGCGCCGGAGGCCATCTGTCCTAGGATGGTAAATATGAGTAGAGCCCATTCACGAGTAACCATTTTAAGACTCCTCTCAGTCTATATTCTTTAGTTGTCCACCACGGTAGTGCGCCGATTTCACGTCTTTGTGAGGGCCATACACAATGGCTGGATTAGTTAGAGATGGATCGGGCATTGGCGCCACAGCAGTTAACCCGCCATGTTTAGCCTTTAGTTCTTCGATATCACCATACTCAAGCGCCCGCATAGGACATGCATCTACACAGGCGGGCTTCTCGCCTCTCTCCTGGAGTTCAACACAGAAGTCGCACTTTGTCATGACGCC harbors:
- a CDS encoding glutathione ABC transporter ATP-binding protein, coding for MISVRNLTVSYENSPALQNVSFDAPAGECLVVTGLSGCGKSTLARALIGLIPNAIPAKVEGEVTVAGLDALRSPTAEIARQVGAVFQNPRANLFHLRVDDEVAFGPRNLGLPGEEIAQRVDWALEAVGLSALRAHKPATLSGGQIQRVAIAAALAMRPRVMVLDEPTASLDVAGAQSVIATLEKLKREMGMTIVIIEHRLAEVRRIADRALVLREGQVAALGGFEQTLNDRSFLRAHGLRRPTMEALSDWASLLTPNGRQPAGVQPLLDLRSLSAGYNGHAIIQDVNLQIFPGEFVALVGDNGAGKSTLALAAAGLLKPLAGRALVRGSARYRPGLDVALLFQNPADQLFTNSVEEEVAFGPRNYKTFQPEIHEETLASADLTRLRQRRPFSLSVGQQQRAALAACIALRPALVILDEPTLGQDWRHLQQLMDFLVSLNRQGTAILLITHDYKLVHRYARRVVLLDKGRLVLDGKIDPALFNPSQSEETAHAAP
- a CDS encoding twin-arginine translocase subunit TatB; the protein is MDVFGIGANELIVILILAAIVLGPERLARAAREAGKLIRNIKAYLGSFSDELKNELDMLDDLKKVKDDLKKF
- a CDS encoding twin-arginine translocase subunit TatC, translated to MSAIGAGPEAARKPKRDWGGYLRAFGRAHRKASDQLETSKPLLQHLDELRRRLFKAFLALIMTTAISFAFARQIIDYLSGPVGGPQKLVSIEVTENIAIFMKVSLLGGFILGMPFIVYQMLAFIMPGLKKSEQKWTLILVPMATLLFAGGAAFTWFVMLPSAIPFLTGFLGITTQVRPENYFDFITRLMFWIGVCFELPLIVMFMAKLKFVTAKQLASGWRYAVVGIAVVAAAVTPTVDPINMGLVMAPLMGLYAISILLAAVVGRK
- a CDS encoding radical SAM protein — its product is MITEINETNLNSIRNPVFRSQAERYAEIYRDFIGQVRQLGMDFADEDRNQQALEHIAALGKKGAVVRNDSKSVYLNSISPSCVACQTAAGSHTFFISLKCHRNCFFCFNPNQEDYERFRGNERNVSAELKALRASGQRVQHLALTGGEPLLHREETIQFFQQARQDFPKAYTRIYTCGDHLDRATLQEFKDAGLDEIRFSIRVEDTETARRHTFSQIALAREYIPQVMVEMPVLPGAFEEMKAILLELDRLGVFGINLLELCFPFHNLEEFRQRGYRVKARPFRVLYNYWYAGGLPVAGSEETCLDLIEFALEAGLKLGIHYCSLENKHTGQIYQQDTHRIDSDTLYFSQRDYFLKSAKVFGEDAARAKAVFDKKGFRQYRFDPTSQTLEFHASKVKWLSALDVEVGISTQVLEEREGELYLRELKLDLAAPQDFRLSDI
- a CDS encoding (4Fe-4S)-binding protein, translated to MSLLDAAERFAAMDRSAIVLDPARCLHSLDRASTCEACFQICPAEAIAPGKPPSLDADKCESCLACLVVCPVGAYNADDAVRPLLNAVTRLEGQTLELVCAKNPQPEKGISESSVGIRVKGCLAGLGTGTYLALAALGLERVVARTEACSACEWANLRPQIDSQIERVARVLAGWDKSETVASSSASDGLVERTVWDAENPPLSRRDLFRMMARQGQVAMARAMENGEHSIGRKPGRDRVRALGAVAHLDAPLNGSFGALDGLNFATVTISEACTACSACGRACPTEALKFEKSEDNASFALKFSARDCVGCDLCVRVCLPAAVSVDHAPTFAQVFGEEQTTLCEGELVKCERCGSLMAKRGEARLCDLCEYRRAHPFGSVMPPGFNSNQFKVPETRQ
- a CDS encoding cytoplasmic chaperone TorD, which produces MYNNTISALELESLASEVVLLGFLAKVLYTEPNREWLQQLTSNQIFSETPFGAEQEEIQHGLELLQNWSLAHKKGISDDEYTNLNLDYARLFIGLESTHPSPPWGSVYLDRERLVFQQSTQRVRAWYQRFNLEPEQINKEPDDHIALELIFMARLAKMALETTDKQKYIEYLTAQKDFLHENLLRWGPSWAKLVKQHAQTDFYRGMAYLVHGTLLAIADMLKIAMPKEVAL
- a CDS encoding DMSO reductase anchor subunit, translating into MVTREWALLIFTILGQMASGALLTLMLIRAFAIRKTNVQQANRLTDGPLFIVVPIMALALLASLFHLGNLINITKAVPNLGTSWLSREVIVAVVFVVLAALYTFLQWRKLSTELIRATIGWIAALVGQFQTIAMIMVYMIRTQPAWNTFATPITFLVTSFLLGVLVVAAALVATRAIGDETQTDLLHSTLRGIAITSIALVGVEFVVLPIYVLYLSTQGASALQTMSSMFGTYTAVLVLRLLLVFVGGGVLGVYLYENAANGKERNLALLVYSAFILVLIAEAMGRFLFYATHYSIGL